A single region of the Palaemon carinicauda isolate YSFRI2023 chromosome 17, ASM3689809v2, whole genome shotgun sequence genome encodes:
- the LOC137656380 gene encoding uncharacterized protein, with protein sequence MACCALHNFTRRKREANREIIGRKREANREIIRRKREANREIIRRKREANREIIRRKREANREIIRRKREANREIIRRKREANREIIGRKREANREIIGRKREANREIIGRKREANREIIGRKREANREIIGRKREANREIIGRKREANREIIGRKRKANREIIGRKREANREIIGRKRKANREIIGRKREANREIIGRKRKANREIIGRKREANREIIGRKREANREIIGRKREANREIIGRKREANREIIGRKREANREIIGRKREANREIIGRKREANREIIGRKREANREIIGRKREANREIIGRKREANREIIGRKREANREIIGRKREANREIIGRKREANREIIGRKREANREIIGRKREVNREIIRRSSFRSQYSNY encoded by the coding sequence ATGGCTTGTTGTGCGCTACATAACTTCACGCGAAGAAAGAGAGAAGCCAATAGAGAAAtcataggaagaaagagagaagccaATAGagaaatcataagaagaaagagagaagccAATAGagaaatcataagaagaaagagagaagccAATAGagaaatcataagaagaaagagagaagccAATAGagaaatcataagaagaaagagagaagccAATAGagaaatcataagaagaaagagagaagccAATAGAGAAAtcataggaagaaagagagaagccaATAGAGAAAtcataggaagaaagagagaagccaATAGAGAAAtcataggaagaaagagagaagccaATAGAGAAAtcataggaagaaagagagaagccaATAGAGAAAtcataggaagaaagagagaagccaATAGAGAAAtcataggaagaaagagagaagccaATAGAGAAATcataggaagaaagagaaaagcCAATAGAGAAAtcataggaagaaagagagaagccaATAGAGAAATcataggaagaaagagaaaagcCAATAGAGAAAtcataggaagaaagagagaagccaATAGAGAAATcataggaagaaagagaaaagcCAATAGAGAAAtcataggaagaaagagagaagccaATAGAGAAAtcataggaagaaagagagaagccaATAGAGAAAtcataggaagaaagagagaagccaATAGAGAAAtcataggaagaaagagagaagccaATAGAGAAAtcataggaagaaagagagaagccaATAGAGAAAtcataggaagaaagagagaagccaATAGAGAAAtcataggaagaaagagagaagccaATAGAGAAAtcataggaagaaagagagaagccaATAGAGAAAtcataggaagaaagagagaagccaATAGAGAAAtcataggaagaaagagagaagccaATAGAGAAAtcataggaagaaagagagaagccaATAGAGAAAtcataggaagaaagagagaagccaATAGAGAAAtcataggaagaaagagagaagccaATAGAGAAAtcataggaagaaagagagaagccaATAGAGAAAtcataggaagaaagagagaagtcaATAGAGAAATCATAAGAAGAAGTTCATTTCGAAGCCAATACTCAAATTATTAG